A single Symbiobacterium thermophilum IAM 14863 DNA region contains:
- the grdB gene encoding glycine reductase complex selenoprotein B: MRIVHYLNQFFGGIGGEEHAGVRPEVRPGPVGPGMALKAALGDAGEIVATVICGDSWFNENLEEAKATVLALIRQQNPDLVVAGPAFNAGRYGMACGAVAEVVSKELGIPVVTGMFLENPGVEVYRRYAWVVETGNSAASMRTAIPAMAALIRRLAAGQEPEPGTYLERGLRVNTFAAERGSARAVEMLVRKLKGEPYTTEYPMPSFDRVPPNPPVKDLSKAKIALVTSGGIVPKGNPDHIESSSASKYGKYYLGDLDDLTAETHQTAHGGYDPTYANADADRVLPVDVMRELEREGVIGKLHDYWYATVGNGTSVANARAYAREIAEDLKKYEVDAVILTSTUGTCTRCGATMVKEIERAGIPVVHVCTVVPISLTVGANRIVPAVAIPHPLGNPALPPDEERTLRRRLVMKALQALTTPVDGQTVFE, translated from the coding sequence GTGCGGATTGTGCATTACCTGAACCAGTTCTTCGGTGGAATCGGAGGTGAGGAGCACGCCGGCGTGCGGCCCGAGGTACGCCCCGGCCCGGTGGGGCCCGGGATGGCCTTGAAGGCGGCCCTGGGCGACGCCGGGGAGATCGTGGCCACCGTGATCTGCGGCGACTCCTGGTTCAACGAGAACCTGGAGGAAGCCAAGGCCACCGTGCTCGCGCTGATCCGGCAGCAGAACCCCGACCTGGTCGTCGCCGGCCCGGCCTTCAACGCCGGCCGCTACGGCATGGCGTGCGGGGCGGTGGCCGAGGTGGTCAGCAAGGAGCTCGGGATCCCCGTCGTGACCGGCATGTTCCTGGAGAATCCCGGCGTGGAGGTCTACCGCCGGTACGCATGGGTGGTGGAGACCGGCAACTCCGCCGCCTCCATGCGGACGGCCATCCCGGCCATGGCGGCCCTGATCCGGCGGCTGGCGGCGGGGCAGGAGCCCGAACCGGGCACCTATCTGGAACGGGGCCTGCGGGTCAACACCTTCGCGGCGGAGCGGGGCTCCGCCCGGGCGGTGGAGATGCTGGTGCGCAAGCTGAAAGGCGAGCCCTACACCACCGAGTACCCCATGCCCTCCTTCGACCGGGTGCCGCCCAACCCGCCGGTGAAGGACCTGAGCAAGGCGAAGATCGCCCTGGTCACCTCCGGCGGCATCGTGCCCAAGGGCAACCCGGACCACATCGAATCCTCCTCAGCATCCAAGTACGGCAAGTACTACCTGGGTGACCTCGACGACCTGACCGCCGAGACGCACCAGACCGCCCACGGCGGCTACGACCCGACCTACGCCAACGCCGACGCCGACCGGGTGCTCCCCGTGGACGTCATGCGGGAGCTGGAGCGGGAAGGCGTCATCGGCAAGCTGCACGACTACTGGTACGCGACCGTGGGCAACGGCACCTCGGTGGCCAACGCCCGAGCCTACGCCCGGGAGATCGCCGAGGACCTGAAGAAGTACGAGGTGGATGCCGTCATCCTCACCTCCACCTGAGGGACCTGCACTCGTTGCGGAGCAACGATGGTGAAGGAGATCGAGCGGGCTGGCATCCCCGTGGTCCACGTCTGCACCGTGGTGCCGATCTCGCTGACCGTGGGCGCCAACCGGATCGTGCCGGCGGTGGCCATCCCCCATCCGCTGGGCAACCCGGCGCTGCCGCCCGACGAGGAGCGGACCCTGCGCCGCCGGCTGGTGATGAAGGCGCTGCAGGCGCTGACCACCCCGGTGGACGGGCAGACGGTGTTCGAGTAA
- a CDS encoding argininosuccinate synthase, which yields MAKKKCVLAYSGGLDTSVAIHWIKENYDADVVALAVDVGANDKDLEFIRQKALSIGAVKSYVYDARKEFAYDFILPTLQANACYESKYYLSAALSRPLIAKLLVQIAEEEGADFVAHGCTGKGNDQVRFEVSVAALNPNLQVLAPVREWGWSREEEIDYAQKHGIPVPVGKENPFSIDVNLWGRSCEAGVLEDPWAEAPEEAFEWTVNPKDAPDEPEYVEIGFEQGVPVSLNGEALDLVTLIERLHAIAGRHGVGRIDHVENRLVGIKSREVYEMPAAAVLTLAHKELETITLPRELHHFKLGLEQKYAELVYNGLWFHPLKEALDAFIKKSQETVTGTVRVRLFKGSAFCVGRTSPYTLYSYDLATYDKADKFDHKAAKGFIDIFGLPTKVYAAVQKSKA from the coding sequence ATGGCGAAGAAGAAGTGCGTGCTGGCCTACTCAGGCGGGCTGGATACCTCGGTGGCGATCCACTGGATCAAGGAGAACTACGACGCCGATGTGGTCGCGCTGGCGGTGGACGTGGGCGCCAACGACAAGGACCTGGAGTTCATCCGGCAGAAGGCGCTTTCCATCGGCGCCGTGAAGAGCTACGTCTACGATGCCAGGAAAGAGTTCGCCTACGACTTCATCCTGCCGACGCTCCAGGCCAACGCCTGTTACGAGTCCAAGTACTACCTCTCGGCGGCGCTTTCCCGGCCGCTGATCGCGAAGCTGCTGGTCCAGATCGCCGAGGAGGAAGGGGCCGACTTCGTCGCCCACGGCTGCACGGGCAAGGGCAATGACCAGGTGCGGTTCGAGGTCTCCGTGGCCGCCCTCAACCCCAACCTGCAGGTGCTCGCCCCGGTGCGGGAGTGGGGATGGAGCCGGGAGGAGGAGATCGACTACGCCCAGAAACATGGCATCCCGGTCCCGGTGGGCAAGGAGAACCCGTTCTCCATCGACGTGAACCTGTGGGGCCGCTCCTGCGAGGCCGGCGTCCTGGAGGACCCGTGGGCGGAGGCGCCGGAGGAGGCCTTCGAGTGGACCGTGAATCCGAAGGATGCCCCCGACGAGCCCGAGTACGTGGAGATCGGCTTCGAGCAGGGCGTGCCGGTCTCGTTGAACGGCGAGGCGCTGGACCTGGTGACCCTGATCGAGCGGCTGCACGCCATCGCCGGCCGCCACGGGGTGGGCCGCATCGACCACGTGGAGAACCGACTGGTCGGCATCAAGTCCCGGGAGGTGTACGAGATGCCGGCGGCGGCGGTGCTCACCCTGGCGCACAAGGAGCTGGAGACCATCACCCTGCCCCGGGAGCTGCACCACTTCAAGCTGGGCCTGGAGCAGAAGTACGCCGAACTGGTCTACAACGGCCTCTGGTTCCACCCGCTGAAGGAGGCCCTGGACGCTTTCATCAAGAAGTCCCAGGAGACGGTGACCGGCACGGTGCGGGTGAGACTCTTCAAGGGCTCGGCCTTCTGCGTGGGCCGGACTTCGCCCTACACGCTCTACTCCTACGACCTGGCCACCTACGACAAGGCGGACAAGTTCGACCACAAGGCGGCCAAGGGGTTCATCGACATCTTCGGCCTGCCCACCAAGGTCTACGCCGCCGTGCAGAAGAGCAAGGCCTGA
- the trxB gene encoding thioredoxin-disulfide reductase, with protein sequence MAERWDLVIIGGGPAGLSAAVYGARARMSTLLIEKGRPGGQAATTEEVENYPGLGRTTGPELMKQFREHAEALGATIVRGEVGAVELQGPVKTIRTKKGEVYEARAVILCPGAEPRMLGVKGEGRLRGKGVSYCATCDADFFTDLDVVVVGNGDAAVEEAIYLTRFASSVTLICIHPEGIMDANKAAQERLFATPKIKVIWQTMVEEILGEDHVEKVALRHLGTGERTELPCDGVFVFVGTTPRTEFLRGTGIELDRKGYIIADPDTMETNIPGVFAAGDARRKWLRQIVTAAADGAIAACAAEKFLAEEEQVDREILSPEEPVLAVFWSPADSLSVHVLQQAERIVAGMGGQMRLARIDCYKSARTAARLGVFDVPAVRIFHKGIPLATLTEDFNHLEEWVVGHLPARI encoded by the coding sequence ATGGCTGAGCGCTGGGATCTCGTGATCATCGGCGGCGGTCCCGCCGGTCTTTCCGCCGCCGTCTACGGGGCCCGGGCACGGATGTCGACGCTCTTGATTGAAAAGGGACGGCCGGGCGGCCAGGCGGCGACCACCGAGGAGGTGGAGAACTACCCGGGTCTCGGCCGCACCACCGGACCGGAGTTGATGAAACAGTTCCGGGAGCACGCCGAGGCCCTGGGGGCGACGATCGTCCGCGGCGAGGTCGGCGCGGTGGAGCTGCAGGGGCCGGTCAAGACGATCCGCACCAAGAAGGGCGAGGTCTACGAGGCCCGCGCGGTCATCCTCTGCCCCGGCGCCGAGCCCCGCATGCTCGGAGTCAAGGGCGAGGGCCGGCTCCGCGGCAAGGGCGTGTCGTACTGCGCCACCTGCGACGCCGACTTCTTCACCGATCTGGACGTGGTGGTGGTGGGCAACGGCGACGCCGCCGTGGAGGAAGCCATCTACCTCACCCGGTTCGCCAGCAGTGTGACCCTCATCTGCATCCACCCTGAGGGCATCATGGACGCCAACAAGGCCGCCCAGGAGCGGCTGTTCGCCACGCCCAAGATCAAGGTGATCTGGCAGACCATGGTCGAGGAGATCCTGGGCGAGGACCACGTGGAGAAGGTGGCGCTCCGTCACCTGGGCACCGGCGAGCGGACGGAGCTTCCCTGCGACGGCGTCTTCGTCTTCGTGGGCACGACCCCCCGCACCGAGTTCCTCCGGGGCACCGGGATCGAGCTGGACCGCAAGGGGTACATCATCGCCGACCCCGACACGATGGAGACGAACATCCCCGGCGTCTTCGCCGCCGGCGACGCCCGCCGCAAGTGGCTGCGGCAGATCGTGACGGCCGCCGCCGACGGCGCCATCGCCGCGTGCGCGGCTGAGAAGTTCCTGGCGGAGGAGGAGCAGGTGGACCGGGAAATCCTATCCCCCGAGGAGCCGGTCCTGGCGGTGTTCTGGAGCCCGGCCGACTCGCTGTCGGTGCACGTGCTGCAGCAGGCGGAGCGCATTGTGGCCGGGATGGGCGGCCAGATGCGCCTGGCCCGCATCGACTGCTACAAGTCCGCCCGGACGGCGGCCCGCCTCGGCGTGTTCGACGTGCCGGCGGTGCGCATTTTCCACAAGGGCATTCCCCTGGCCACCCTCACCGAGGACTTCAACCACCTGGAGGAGTGGGTGGTTGGACACTTGCCGGCCAGGATCTGA
- the grdC gene encoding glycine/sarcosine/betaine reductase complex component C subunit beta — protein MTEPVIRGAAYCLIHAPNLLVHYGTTPAMERRLNPESPYLARLPRHLRSFEEALAYPPNQTYLGRLRPDELARIPRPWYEHPVEGAEREARYGEMMPEDEFLALLKLVDAFDLVRLEAGFAAEMAERLAAHPLWAADAARLGTGVEQAELQRLLEEKAAPLYLGDRLVGVVRRAHEHDETLSSHVMLENLVTKASAVLGLRHLFARTGVKPEEVEYIIECSEEACGDMNQRGGGNFAKAIGEMAGCVNATGSDTRSFCAGPTHALIEAAALIRAGVFRHVVVLAGGTPAKLGLNSRDHVAKGLPVLEDVIGAFAVHLSADDHTSPRVRLDVVGRHKIGSGSSPQAVMEALVTEPLERAGLKLSDVDRYGVEMQNPELTEPAGAGDVPQANYKMIAALAVKRGEIGRAELPAFVAAHGMPGFAPTQGHIPSGVPVIGHVRDAIMAGEIRRAMVIGKGSLFLGRMTNLFDGVSVLLERNPGPQPGEAADAPGGAPAEAGAPAPKPVRPAVGITLHGSELGEEEVLRAAEQARRQWPDIEVVLIGRPPRETPVRWVEAGDGCLADEHRTMERMLAAGELAAAVTLHYAFPIGVATVGRVITPARGREMLIATTTGTAAADRVEAMVRAAIGGIAVARALGLTDPTVGILNVDGARQAERVLEALRTGGYPFRWAASGRADGGALMRGNDVLTGEPDVLVTDSLTGNLLMKLISAQSTGGSYEATGYGYGPGVGPEQRQIVHIISRASGAPVIAGAIRYAADMARGNLPQVVAQEYARAREAGLDRLLAERRGAGGGQIRPQAGPDAVAGPQAGAEAGGTVAAPDGPAAAPPEKVATAEIPGVDILDLEEAVACLWRRGIYAKSGMGCTGPVVLVADEDLEAARTALKEAGFLG, from the coding sequence ATGACCGAGCCTGTCATCCGCGGGGCGGCCTACTGCCTGATCCACGCCCCGAACCTGCTGGTACACTACGGCACCACGCCGGCGATGGAGCGTCGGCTGAACCCGGAAAGCCCGTACCTGGCCAGGCTGCCCCGGCACCTGCGCAGCTTCGAGGAGGCCCTGGCCTACCCGCCCAACCAGACCTACCTGGGCCGTCTCCGGCCCGACGAGCTGGCCCGGATCCCCCGCCCCTGGTACGAGCACCCGGTGGAGGGGGCGGAGCGGGAAGCCCGGTACGGCGAGATGATGCCGGAGGATGAGTTCCTGGCCCTCCTGAAACTGGTCGACGCGTTCGATCTGGTCCGGCTGGAGGCCGGTTTCGCCGCAGAGATGGCCGAGCGGCTGGCCGCGCACCCGCTCTGGGCGGCGGACGCCGCCCGGCTGGGGACGGGCGTCGAGCAGGCCGAACTGCAGCGGCTGCTGGAGGAGAAGGCGGCTCCCCTGTACCTGGGCGACCGGCTGGTGGGGGTCGTCCGCCGGGCCCACGAGCACGACGAGACGCTCTCCAGCCACGTGATGCTGGAGAACCTGGTGACCAAAGCCTCCGCGGTGCTGGGGCTCCGGCACCTCTTTGCCAGGACCGGCGTAAAGCCGGAGGAGGTCGAGTACATTATTGAGTGCTCGGAAGAGGCGTGCGGCGACATGAACCAGCGGGGCGGTGGCAACTTCGCCAAGGCCATCGGCGAGATGGCCGGCTGTGTGAACGCCACCGGCTCCGACACCCGCTCCTTCTGCGCAGGTCCCACCCACGCCCTCATCGAGGCGGCCGCCCTGATCAGGGCCGGCGTGTTCCGGCACGTGGTGGTGCTGGCGGGCGGCACCCCGGCCAAGCTCGGGCTGAACTCCCGCGACCACGTGGCCAAGGGGCTGCCGGTGCTGGAGGACGTCATCGGCGCCTTCGCGGTCCACCTCTCGGCCGACGACCACACGAGCCCCCGGGTGCGGCTCGACGTGGTGGGCCGGCACAAGATCGGCTCGGGCTCCTCGCCCCAGGCGGTGATGGAGGCCCTGGTGACCGAGCCGCTGGAGCGCGCGGGGCTGAAGCTCTCCGACGTGGATCGGTACGGCGTCGAGATGCAGAACCCTGAGCTCACCGAGCCCGCGGGGGCCGGCGACGTGCCCCAGGCCAACTACAAGATGATCGCCGCGCTGGCGGTGAAGCGGGGCGAGATCGGCCGGGCGGAGCTGCCTGCCTTCGTCGCCGCCCACGGCATGCCCGGCTTCGCGCCGACCCAGGGGCACATCCCCTCCGGCGTGCCGGTGATCGGCCACGTGCGGGACGCGATCATGGCCGGTGAGATCCGGCGGGCGATGGTCATCGGCAAGGGGTCGCTCTTCCTGGGCCGCATGACCAACCTGTTCGACGGCGTGTCGGTGCTGCTGGAGCGGAACCCGGGCCCCCAGCCCGGGGAAGCGGCTGACGCACCCGGCGGCGCGCCCGCAGAGGCCGGCGCGCCTGCCCCGAAGCCGGTCCGCCCGGCGGTGGGCATCACGCTGCACGGCAGCGAGCTGGGCGAGGAGGAGGTCCTGCGGGCGGCTGAGCAGGCCCGGCGGCAGTGGCCGGACATCGAGGTGGTGCTCATCGGCAGGCCGCCCCGGGAGACGCCGGTTCGCTGGGTGGAGGCCGGCGACGGGTGCCTCGCCGACGAGCACCGGACCATGGAGCGGATGCTGGCCGCGGGCGAGCTGGCGGCAGCGGTGACGCTGCACTACGCGTTCCCGATCGGCGTGGCCACGGTGGGCCGGGTCATCACCCCCGCCCGCGGCCGCGAGATGCTGATCGCGACCACCACCGGCACGGCCGCGGCTGACCGGGTCGAGGCGATGGTGCGCGCCGCGATCGGCGGCATCGCCGTCGCCCGGGCGCTGGGACTGACCGACCCGACGGTGGGCATCCTGAACGTGGACGGCGCCCGCCAGGCCGAGCGGGTCCTGGAGGCGCTGCGCACGGGCGGCTATCCCTTCCGGTGGGCGGCGTCCGGCCGGGCCGACGGCGGCGCCCTGATGCGGGGCAACGACGTGCTGACCGGCGAGCCCGACGTGCTGGTGACCGACAGCCTGACGGGCAACCTGCTGATGAAGCTGATCTCGGCCCAGTCCACCGGCGGCAGCTACGAGGCGACCGGCTACGGCTACGGCCCCGGGGTCGGCCCCGAGCAGCGGCAGATCGTCCACATCATCAGCCGGGCGTCCGGCGCGCCGGTCATCGCCGGGGCGATCCGGTACGCCGCGGACATGGCCCGGGGCAACCTGCCGCAGGTGGTGGCGCAGGAATACGCCCGTGCCCGGGAGGCCGGGCTGGACCGGCTGCTGGCGGAGCGGCGCGGGGCCGGCGGAGGCCAGATCCGTCCGCAGGCAGGCCCGGATGCCGTGGCGGGGCCGCAGGCCGGCGCAGAGGCTGGCGGCACGGTCGCCGCCCCGGACGGCCCGGCAGCGGCGCCGCCCGAGAAGGTGGCGACGGCGGAGATCCCCGGCGTTGACATCCTCGACCTGGAGGAGGCGGTGGCCTGCCTGTGGCGGCGGGGCATCTACGCCAAGTCCGGCATGGGCTGCACCGGCCCGGTGGTCCTGGTGGCCGATGAGGACCTGGAAGCCGCCCGGACCGCGCTGAAGGAGGCCGGCTTCCTCGGGTAA
- the grdA gene encoding glycine/sarcosine/betaine reductase complex selenoprotein A, with protein sequence MELKGKKAIILGDRDGIPGPALEACVRSAGAEVVFASTECFVUTSAGAMDMENQRRVKELAEKYPKEDLVVILGGAEAEASGLAAETVSNGDPAWAGPLAGVQLGLKAYHIFEPEIKEQIDPNVYEEQVSLMEMVLDVEAIVQEVRSIREKYAAW encoded by the coding sequence ATGGAACTGAAGGGGAAGAAGGCGATCATCCTCGGCGACCGGGACGGCATCCCGGGTCCGGCCCTGGAGGCCTGCGTCCGCAGCGCCGGCGCCGAGGTGGTCTTCGCCTCCACGGAGTGCTTCGTCTGAACGAGCGCAGGGGCCATGGACATGGAGAACCAGCGCAGGGTCAAGGAGCTGGCTGAGAAGTATCCCAAGGAGGACCTCGTGGTCATCCTGGGCGGCGCCGAGGCCGAGGCCTCGGGGCTGGCGGCGGAGACGGTCAGCAACGGCGACCCCGCCTGGGCCGGTCCACTGGCCGGAGTCCAGTTGGGACTCAAGGCGTACCACATCTTCGAGCCCGAGATCAAGGAGCAGATCGATCCCAACGTCTACGAGGAGCAGGTCTCCCTGATGGAGATGGTGCTGGACGTGGAGGCGATCGTCCAGGAGGTCCGCTCGATCCGCGAGAAGTACGCCGCCTGGTAA
- a CDS encoding radical SAM protein has protein sequence MIQDLTRGNLERVRNPSLRAYAERYLEIYEAFEEAVQQAGLPLEPPGRNGEAQDLRAELRARGASFRNADHSIHLGPLSPACEACRMGVGTATFFASLKCHRRCFYCFNPNQEGYDFFQEHRRDLGAELAELAEGGFQVSHVALTGGEPLLHPEEAVTFFRTAKQLFPGVHTRLYTSGDHLGEALVRQLAEAGLDEVRVSVRVDDGPAGRRHTYSRLALAREHIPAVMVETPVLPGTLDAMTEMLLELDRIGIFGVNLLEFCFPFHNAEAFRERGYQVKNPPYEVPYDYWYAGGLPVAGSEVDALRLVKFALDQGLSLGVHYCSLENKHSGQIFRQNSTASLPATACFSARDFFIRSAKVFGRDALRSRRRFDALGYRGYAVDPARDFLEFHPAWIPQLRGVADEVALCTYVAEERPEGPVLRELKISVTTPGTFDPETDI, from the coding sequence GTGATTCAGGACCTCACCCGCGGCAACCTGGAGCGCGTGCGCAACCCGAGCCTGCGCGCGTACGCCGAACGGTACCTGGAGATCTACGAAGCATTCGAAGAGGCGGTGCAGCAAGCCGGGCTGCCCCTGGAGCCGCCCGGCCGGAACGGCGAGGCGCAGGACCTGCGGGCCGAACTGCGGGCCCGGGGGGCCTCGTTCCGCAACGCCGATCACAGCATCCACCTGGGACCGCTCTCGCCCGCCTGCGAGGCCTGCCGGATGGGCGTGGGCACCGCGACCTTCTTCGCCTCCCTGAAGTGCCACCGCCGCTGTTTCTACTGCTTCAACCCCAACCAGGAAGGGTACGACTTTTTCCAGGAGCACCGGCGGGACCTGGGGGCCGAACTGGCGGAGCTGGCCGAGGGTGGGTTTCAGGTCAGCCACGTGGCGCTGACCGGCGGGGAGCCGCTGCTGCACCCCGAAGAGGCGGTGACCTTCTTCCGGACCGCCAAGCAGCTTTTCCCCGGCGTCCACACCCGGCTCTACACCAGCGGCGACCACCTGGGCGAGGCGCTGGTCCGTCAGCTCGCCGAGGCCGGCCTGGACGAGGTGCGCGTGAGCGTCCGGGTGGACGACGGCCCCGCCGGGCGCCGCCACACCTACAGCCGGCTTGCCCTGGCCCGGGAGCATATCCCCGCCGTGATGGTGGAGACCCCGGTGCTCCCCGGCACGCTGGACGCCATGACGGAGATGCTGCTGGAGCTGGACCGCATCGGGATCTTCGGCGTGAACCTGCTGGAGTTCTGCTTCCCCTTCCACAACGCCGAGGCGTTCCGGGAGCGGGGTTACCAGGTCAAGAACCCGCCCTACGAGGTGCCCTACGACTACTGGTACGCCGGCGGGCTGCCCGTGGCCGGGAGCGAAGTGGACGCGCTGCGGCTCGTGAAGTTCGCCCTCGACCAGGGGCTCTCTCTGGGCGTGCACTACTGCTCGCTGGAAAACAAGCACTCGGGCCAGATCTTCCGGCAGAACAGCACCGCCAGCCTGCCGGCCACGGCCTGCTTCTCCGCCCGCGATTTCTTCATCCGCTCGGCCAAGGTGTTCGGGCGCGACGCCCTGCGCTCCCGCCGGCGTTTCGACGCCCTGGGCTACCGGGGCTATGCGGTCGACCCGGCCCGCGACTTCCTCGAGTTTCACCCGGCCTGGATCCCCCAGCTGCGGGGGGTCGCGGACGAGGTGGCGCTCTGCACCTACGTGGCCGAGGAGCGGCCGGAGGGACCGGTGCTGCGGGAGCTCAAGATCTCGGTCACGACCCCCGGGACCTTCGATCCGGAAACCGACATCTGA
- a CDS encoding DMT family transporter has translation MASWLFWLIIILGGVAGAVQAPVNATLAQHIRPIPASLVSFIVGGTALLALTLFTLRGQGLSGLGQGLSTAPPWSFLGGLCGAMVVSSVIVGTGAIGANATLSLLTGVQLIAALVIDAIGFGTAGPIPIRWPQVLGVLLIIGGMKLVLTR, from the coding sequence ATGGCATCCTGGCTGTTCTGGCTGATCATCATCCTCGGTGGCGTTGCCGGCGCGGTGCAAGCGCCGGTGAACGCCACGCTGGCCCAGCACATCCGACCCATTCCGGCATCGCTGGTCTCGTTCATCGTCGGTGGGACCGCGCTGCTGGCACTCACCCTGTTCACCCTGCGGGGACAGGGGCTGTCCGGCCTGGGCCAGGGGCTTTCGACCGCACCGCCGTGGAGCTTCCTGGGCGGCCTGTGCGGCGCGATGGTGGTCAGCTCCGTGATCGTGGGAACCGGCGCCATCGGCGCAAACGCCACGCTCAGCCTGCTGACCGGCGTGCAGCTCATTGCCGCCCTGGTGATCGACGCCATCGGCTTCGGAACGGCCGGTCCGATTCCGATCCGGTGGCCCCAGGTGCTCGGTGTGCTGCTCATCATCGGCGGGATGAAGCTGGTGCTCACGCGGTGA
- a CDS encoding glycine/sarcosine/betaine reductase component B subunit, which translates to MKLELGRIYIRDVRFGETTRVEGGVLTVNREELANLLLQDERLTAVELDIARPGESVRIIPVKDVIEPLVKVSGPGGVFPGFIGKVETVGEGRTHVLKGCAVVTTGRIVGFQEGLIDMSGPGAEYTPFSKLINVTVHCTPREGLTQHEHEAALRLAGLKAAAYLGEAGRHAEPDEVVTYEHLPLPEAIARYPDLPKVVYVYMLQSQGLLHDTYVYGVDAKRILPTLISPTEVFDGAIVSGNCVSACDKNTTYHHQNSPVIEDLYARHGKDINFLGVVITNENVTLADKERSSSYAAKLVRMLGADGAIVTEEGFGNPDTDLMMNCRKLEEKGIKTVLITDEYAGRDGGSQSLADATPHADAVVTAGNANAVVVLPPMEKVIGYPEQVNVIAGGWEGSLRPDGSIEAEIQVITGATNELGFSRLSARTI; encoded by the coding sequence ATGAAGCTGGAACTGGGCCGCATCTACATCCGCGACGTGCGCTTCGGCGAGACCACCCGGGTGGAGGGCGGCGTCCTCACCGTGAACCGGGAGGAGCTCGCAAACCTGCTCCTGCAGGACGAGCGGCTGACCGCCGTGGAGCTGGACATCGCCCGCCCCGGCGAGTCGGTGCGGATCATCCCGGTCAAGGACGTCATCGAGCCCCTGGTCAAGGTCTCGGGCCCCGGTGGTGTCTTCCCCGGGTTCATCGGGAAGGTGGAGACGGTGGGCGAGGGTCGCACCCACGTGCTGAAGGGCTGCGCCGTCGTCACGACCGGCCGGATCGTCGGCTTCCAGGAGGGGCTGATCGACATGTCCGGCCCGGGCGCCGAGTACACCCCGTTCTCCAAGCTCATCAACGTGACGGTGCACTGCACCCCGCGCGAGGGGCTGACCCAGCACGAGCACGAGGCCGCCCTGCGGCTGGCGGGGCTGAAGGCCGCCGCCTATCTGGGCGAGGCGGGCCGCCACGCCGAGCCGGACGAGGTGGTCACCTACGAGCACCTGCCCCTGCCCGAGGCCATCGCCCGGTACCCGGACCTGCCGAAGGTGGTCTACGTGTACATGCTTCAGTCCCAGGGGCTGCTGCACGACACCTACGTCTACGGCGTGGACGCCAAGCGGATCCTGCCGACCCTGATCTCCCCGACCGAGGTCTTCGACGGCGCGATCGTCAGCGGCAACTGCGTCTCCGCCTGCGACAAGAACACCACCTACCACCACCAGAACTCGCCGGTGATCGAGGACCTGTACGCCCGCCACGGCAAGGACATCAACTTCCTCGGGGTGGTCATCACCAACGAGAACGTGACCCTGGCGGACAAGGAGCGCTCCTCCAGCTACGCGGCCAAGCTGGTCCGGATGCTGGGGGCCGACGGCGCCATCGTCACCGAGGAGGGGTTCGGCAACCCCGACACCGACCTGATGATGAACTGCCGGAAGCTGGAGGAGAAGGGCATCAAGACGGTGCTGATCACCGACGAGTACGCCGGGCGCGACGGCGGATCCCAGTCGCTGGCCGACGCCACGCCGCACGCCGACGCCGTGGTGACCGCCGGCAACGCCAACGCCGTGGTCGTGCTGCCGCCCATGGAGAAGGTCATCGGCTACCCCGAGCAGGTGAACGTCATCGCCGGCGGCTGGGAAGGATCCCTCAGGCCCGACGGCTCCATCGAGGCCGAGATCCAGGTGATCACCGGCGCGACCAACGAGCTGGGCTTCTCCCGCCTGTCGGCCAGGACCATTTGA
- the trxA gene encoding thioredoxin TrxA encodes MLEVNKENFEQEVLQASGPVVVDWWSPKCDPCMELLPEVERLAETYGDRVKFCKVNVLENRRLAISQRVLGLPTFLFFRDGEKVAELAGPEACTAEAIEAELQRLV; translated from the coding sequence ATGCTGGAGGTCAACAAGGAGAACTTCGAACAGGAGGTGTTGCAGGCGTCCGGCCCGGTGGTGGTCGACTGGTGGAGCCCCAAGTGCGACCCGTGCATGGAGCTGCTGCCTGAGGTGGAGCGGCTGGCCGAAACGTATGGCGACCGGGTGAAGTTCTGCAAGGTCAACGTGCTGGAGAACCGGCGGCTGGCGATCAGCCAGCGGGTGCTCGGGCTGCCGACGTTCCTCTTCTTCCGGGACGGGGAGAAGGTGGCCGAGCTGGCCGGGCCCGAGGCGTGCACGGCGGAGGCCATCGAGGCCGAGCTGCAGCGGCTGGTGTGA